A region from the Variovorax paradoxus genome encodes:
- the pcaG gene encoding protocatechuate 3,4-dioxygenase subunit alpha, with the protein MLMTAQEADFGQTPSQTVGPYFAYGLTATQYGYDFDQPFDAVVALDNASGERIRLEGRVIDGDGNPIGDALVEISQPDGQGRYPQTPAEAREIGFRAFGRAGTGTDAQNRFVFHTVKPGAETPGEAPHINAIVLMRGLLLHAFTRVYFSDEAEANAKDAVLASVPAERRHTLIAERVEQGGAVSYRFDIRMQGPEETVFFDV; encoded by the coding sequence ATGTTGATGACCGCACAGGAAGCCGACTTCGGCCAGACCCCCTCCCAGACCGTGGGCCCCTACTTCGCCTATGGCCTCACCGCCACGCAGTACGGCTATGACTTCGACCAGCCCTTCGACGCCGTGGTGGCGCTGGACAACGCCTCCGGCGAGCGCATCCGCCTCGAAGGCCGCGTGATCGACGGCGACGGCAATCCCATTGGCGACGCCCTGGTCGAGATCAGCCAGCCCGACGGCCAAGGCCGCTATCCGCAGACGCCCGCCGAGGCGCGCGAGATCGGCTTTCGCGCCTTCGGCCGCGCCGGCACGGGCACCGATGCGCAGAACCGCTTCGTGTTCCACACCGTGAAGCCGGGTGCCGAAACGCCGGGCGAAGCCCCGCACATCAATGCGATCGTGCTGATGCGCGGCCTGCTGCTGCATGCCTTCACGCGCGTGTATTTCAGCGACGAGGCCGAAGCCAACGCCAAGGACGCCGTGCTGGCCAGCGTGCCGGCCGAGCGCCGCCACACGCTGATTGCCGAGCGCGTGGAGCAAGGCGGCGCGGTGAGCTACCGCTTCGACATCCGCATGCAGGGCCCCGAGGAGACGGTGTTCTTCGACGTCTGA
- the pcaH gene encoding protocatechuate 3,4-dioxygenase subunit beta: protein MLTKTQASPAILTPRDWEAHPSYIYPGYKSTVKRGPQKPLVPLKASLGELQQPVYGHDSIGALDHDLTRNARKNGEPLGERMILTGQVLDERRRPVANTLVELWQANAAGRYVHKVDQHDAPLDPNFLGAGRCLTDSEGRYRFLTIKPGAYPWGNHPNAWRPQHIHLSLFGQSFASRLVTQMYFPGDPLMQYDPMITGTPERYRNRLIADFSLDITEEGYALGYQFDIVLRGADETPFENR from the coding sequence ATGTTGACGAAAACCCAGGCCTCCCCCGCCATCCTCACCCCGCGCGACTGGGAGGCCCACCCCTCGTACATCTACCCCGGCTACAAGTCGACCGTGAAGCGCGGCCCGCAGAAGCCCCTGGTTCCGCTGAAAGCGTCGCTGGGCGAGCTGCAGCAGCCGGTCTACGGCCACGACAGCATCGGCGCGCTCGACCACGACCTGACGCGCAATGCGCGCAAGAACGGCGAGCCGCTGGGCGAACGCATGATCCTCACCGGCCAGGTGCTCGACGAGCGCCGCCGCCCCGTGGCCAACACGCTGGTGGAGCTCTGGCAGGCCAACGCCGCCGGCCGCTACGTGCACAAGGTCGACCAGCACGACGCACCGCTGGACCCCAACTTCCTGGGCGCGGGCCGCTGCCTGACCGACAGCGAGGGCCGCTACCGCTTCCTCACCATCAAGCCCGGCGCCTATCCCTGGGGCAACCACCCCAACGCCTGGCGACCGCAGCACATCCACTTGTCGCTGTTCGGCCAGAGCTTTGCGAGCCGCCTGGTCACGCAGATGTATTTCCCCGGCGACCCGCTGATGCAGTACGACCCCATGATCACCGGCACGCCCGAGCGCTACCGCAATCGGCTGATCGCCGACTTCAGCCTCGACATCACCGAGGAAGGCTACGCGCTGGGCTACCAGTTCGACATCGTGCTGCGCGGCGCGGACGAAACGCCATTCGAAAACCGCTGA
- a CDS encoding LysR substrate-binding domain-containing protein, giving the protein MKTPADLRQDFVRNVQLRHLRCLVAVAQERHLARAAERLSLSQPAVSKTLAELEAIVGARLVERGNAGRRGVQGLAPAGEQLLAHALRVLEAIDASAQAVAPASGERVERLRIGALPSVAPALLPLALARFRERWPSVQLVVKSAANPVLLDELRAGELDLVLGRISDPRLMGGLSFELLYTEPLVFAVRAGHPLAARSTRAVSVQAVLDFPLVVYGEGTIPRHNTESFLSARGLALPAHALQTLDVAVARGLLAVSDAVWITPLGAARGELADQRLVRLRIETAGTDEPVGLLLRSDAEPSALRGAMAALLREGAKQQGAPPTRSPKKPQA; this is encoded by the coding sequence TTGAAAACTCCAGCCGATCTTCGCCAGGACTTTGTGCGCAACGTGCAGCTGCGCCACCTGCGCTGCCTTGTCGCGGTGGCGCAGGAGCGCCATCTCGCGCGCGCTGCGGAGCGGCTGTCGCTGAGCCAGCCGGCGGTGTCCAAGACGCTGGCCGAACTGGAGGCCATCGTCGGGGCGCGCCTGGTCGAACGCGGCAATGCCGGGCGGCGCGGCGTGCAGGGGCTCGCACCGGCCGGCGAGCAGCTGCTGGCCCATGCCCTGCGCGTGCTCGAGGCCATCGACGCCAGCGCGCAGGCGGTGGCGCCGGCCTCCGGCGAGCGCGTCGAGCGGCTGCGCATCGGCGCGCTGCCGAGCGTGGCGCCGGCGCTGCTGCCGCTCGCGCTCGCGCGCTTTCGCGAGCGCTGGCCTTCGGTGCAGCTGGTGGTGAAGAGTGCGGCCAACCCGGTGCTGCTCGACGAGCTGCGCGCCGGCGAGCTCGACCTGGTGCTGGGCCGCATCAGCGATCCGCGGCTGATGGGCGGGCTCAGCTTCGAGCTGCTCTACACCGAGCCGCTGGTGTTTGCCGTGCGCGCGGGCCATCCGCTGGCGGCGCGGTCCACGCGGGCGGTGTCGGTGCAGGCGGTGCTGGACTTTCCGCTGGTGGTGTACGGCGAGGGCACCATCCCGCGCCACAACACCGAAAGCTTTCTGTCGGCGCGCGGCCTGGCGCTGCCGGCCCACGCACTGCAGACGCTCGACGTTGCGGTGGCGCGCGGCCTGCTGGCGGTTTCCGACGCCGTCTGGATCACCCCGCTTGGCGCCGCGCGCGGCGAATTGGCCGACCAGCGCCTGGTCCGCCTGCGCATCGAAACCGCCGGCACCGACGAGCCCGTGGGCCTGCTGCTGCGCAGCGATGCCGAACCCTCGGCGCTGCGCGGCGCCATGGCCGCGCTGCTGCGCGAAGGCGCGAAGCAGCAGGGCGCACCTCCAACCCGATCCCCAAAAAAGCCGCAGGCTTGA
- a CDS encoding DUF1841 family protein, with product MFNPSQEDVRRFFCDVYAKHRQGLPMEALETIAAGWIDAHPEYHEDLADAGAAVARVYDGSSGRENPFLHLSMHLSISEQCSIDQPRGIRQAVELLAARRGSLLDAHHEAMECLGQMMWESQRAGRAPDGDGYVACVQRRATR from the coding sequence ATGTTCAATCCCTCCCAGGAAGACGTGCGCCGCTTCTTTTGCGACGTGTACGCAAAGCACCGGCAAGGCTTGCCGATGGAAGCGCTCGAGACGATTGCCGCCGGATGGATCGACGCGCATCCCGAATACCACGAGGACCTGGCCGACGCCGGCGCCGCGGTGGCGCGCGTGTACGACGGTTCGAGCGGCCGCGAGAACCCGTTCCTGCATCTGTCGATGCATCTTTCGATCAGCGAGCAATGCTCGATCGACCAGCCGCGCGGAATCCGGCAGGCCGTCGAGTTGCTGGCCGCGCGCCGCGGCTCGCTGCTCGATGCGCATCACGAAGCCATGGAGTGCCTGGGGCAGATGATGTGGGAGAGCCAGCGCGCCGGCCGCGCGCCGGATGGCGACGGCTACGTGGCCTGCGTGCAGCGCCGCGCGACTAGATAA